A window of Armatimonadota bacterium contains these coding sequences:
- a CDS encoding FG-GAP-like repeat-containing protein, protein MRIAFQLVMALLLATSMMAGAWAQTVKWVRESDSYFSAPTLYPNASRPTGVAVANGRQVMVLNGDGSVVMETTLDGTIATPVTVADVDGDGAVELIVVLSQGDIVCLSREGKERWRYRTGSPRGDFKLAVVADVHPAPGREVLVGLHDGWLCCLSARGELLWRFRGDDSPMGPPAVGDLDRDGAPEIICGTEATHVYCLTGYGEVKWRFQQVAPYDRSGPNLADLDGDGKIEVLITRSDVNRHPCLVAIDPKGRLIWRTQDLAHGYVSNATVDLDGDGKLEVLHADKAGNVYCENHDGTRRWTATFDSHGIFWAPAVADLDGDGRQEIVVGQRMSGGSGAGLQVINWDGSIRPAPDVTGGANASPAVGDIDGDGKLELVASMQSPNRLVCLTWGAGGHVGWPSLRGNSAMTGADPSVAPGSPAPVEKMKPSGEAAISAAAAYWGDNTWSVTWRQPAPEDAFIELTAVAASGKREVVIQNLKPGATSAQVKCFLAAGGAFDISARLLVNSVTEPMFVATAAARVEAPEFCDDAGVEKVVKGAVAAGRAAGVKSIGLEAELLALRVQERLVKEMKRAGAANTEIATAAGALRQRARELLNLATALGGLWSGGDTGAFVVWQDPNPWDSFDPRAIPADLQTWPVVKHQYAAGVNEPLPSERPVKVSAYGNEFENVALNLLNTTAKTLRVRCTFQRPVRTGGARPNESPELAKQVTLQRLLPVAGAFRDIVYDALPELDRSGVIEVAPGEVAQLWLTVKTHGLEPGAHRLTLYLGTVAEKENLTFREVPIEIEVWPVSLPTDKYQLMNWASLDAASDQALQNMIDHGMSVIMGPSLPGVPVDERGNLAGEVDWTRFDQQMARVPKHWQFLWNNYPTPVFPKGVAAPVHFNGVKTAIGEMAKHLQALGFGYDQWGFYPLDEPWLTGFEAIPQLRQFCTLTKRADPNVRNYADPANMVRVEYIDEFKNLIDIWQPQVDLLKHDRELVKWFRENAKAFWFYEAAGPGKDLLPLGHYRTRPWLAWYFGATGSGFWVYKDLDLWWPPDYMGHGDTTAYGAVYQSDGEVISSRRWEAVRDGVEDWRALYVLREEIEKARASGHTAAADGAQALSDEAVEAIIGSQPKDADERVWATGDYGSEIDFDVLMDYRAKIAEQITRLRGL, encoded by the coding sequence ATGAGAATAGCATTCCAGTTGGTGATGGCGTTGTTGCTTGCCACCAGCATGATGGCCGGCGCATGGGCGCAGACGGTCAAGTGGGTTCGCGAATCGGATTCCTACTTCTCCGCGCCGACCTTGTATCCCAACGCGTCGCGGCCCACCGGGGTGGCGGTCGCGAACGGGCGGCAGGTGATGGTTCTCAACGGGGACGGGTCGGTGGTGATGGAGACCACGCTCGATGGCACGATCGCCACCCCGGTCACGGTTGCGGACGTGGATGGCGATGGGGCGGTGGAGCTGATCGTGGTGCTCTCTCAGGGTGACATAGTGTGCCTGAGCCGCGAGGGGAAGGAGCGGTGGCGATACCGCACCGGTTCGCCGCGTGGGGACTTCAAGCTCGCGGTGGTGGCCGACGTGCACCCCGCGCCGGGCCGGGAGGTGCTGGTGGGGCTGCACGACGGGTGGTTATGCTGCCTCAGCGCCCGGGGCGAGCTGCTGTGGCGCTTCCGCGGCGATGACTCCCCCATGGGGCCGCCGGCGGTGGGTGACCTCGACCGCGACGGCGCGCCCGAGATCATCTGCGGTACCGAAGCCACGCACGTGTACTGCCTGACCGGGTACGGGGAGGTCAAGTGGCGCTTCCAGCAGGTGGCGCCCTACGATCGCTCCGGGCCCAATCTGGCGGACCTGGATGGCGACGGCAAGATTGAGGTGCTCATCACCCGCAGCGACGTGAACCGCCATCCGTGCCTGGTCGCCATTGACCCCAAGGGGCGACTGATCTGGCGCACCCAGGACCTCGCCCACGGATACGTATCCAATGCCACCGTGGACCTCGATGGTGACGGCAAGCTGGAGGTCTTGCACGCCGACAAAGCCGGCAACGTCTATTGCGAGAACCATGACGGTACCCGTCGCTGGACGGCCACCTTTGATAGCCACGGGATCTTCTGGGCGCCGGCGGTGGCGGACCTCGACGGCGACGGGCGCCAGGAAATCGTCGTCGGCCAACGCATGAGCGGCGGTTCCGGAGCGGGCCTGCAGGTGATCAATTGGGACGGCAGCATCAGGCCGGCTCCCGACGTTACCGGCGGAGCCAATGCCTCGCCGGCGGTGGGCGACATTGACGGCGATGGCAAGCTGGAGCTGGTGGCGAGCATGCAGTCCCCGAATCGGCTGGTTTGCCTGACCTGGGGCGCGGGCGGGCACGTGGGCTGGCCGTCGCTGCGGGGCAACTCCGCCATGACCGGGGCCGACCCCAGTGTGGCCCCTGGTTCGCCAGCGCCGGTGGAGAAGATGAAGCCGTCCGGCGAAGCCGCGATCAGCGCAGCCGCAGCGTATTGGGGCGATAACACGTGGTCGGTGACGTGGCGGCAGCCGGCGCCGGAGGACGCCTTCATCGAGCTGACGGCGGTGGCGGCAAGCGGGAAACGCGAGGTCGTCATCCAGAATCTGAAGCCTGGCGCAACGTCGGCGCAGGTCAAGTGCTTCCTGGCTGCCGGGGGGGCATTCGACATCAGCGCCAGGCTCCTGGTCAACAGCGTGACGGAGCCGATGTTCGTGGCCACGGCGGCGGCGCGAGTGGAGGCGCCGGAGTTCTGCGATGACGCGGGGGTGGAGAAGGTAGTGAAAGGAGCGGTGGCCGCAGGGAGAGCGGCCGGCGTCAAGTCCATCGGCCTTGAGGCGGAGCTGCTGGCGCTGCGGGTGCAGGAGCGGTTGGTCAAGGAGATGAAGCGGGCCGGCGCTGCGAACACCGAGATCGCGACCGCTGCCGGCGCCTTGCGCCAGCGGGCGCGAGAGCTGCTCAACCTGGCGACGGCGCTGGGCGGTCTGTGGTCGGGGGGGGACACGGGCGCCTTCGTGGTGTGGCAGGACCCCAACCCGTGGGATTCATTTGACCCACGGGCGATTCCCGCGGATCTCCAGACCTGGCCGGTGGTGAAGCACCAGTACGCCGCCGGCGTGAACGAGCCGCTGCCATCGGAGCGGCCGGTGAAGGTCAGCGCGTACGGCAACGAATTCGAGAACGTCGCGCTCAACCTCCTGAACACGACAGCGAAGACCCTCCGCGTCAGATGCACCTTCCAGCGACCGGTGCGCACAGGCGGTGCGAGGCCCAATGAATCACCGGAGCTGGCCAAACAGGTGACTTTGCAGCGACTGCTGCCGGTCGCCGGCGCGTTCAGAGACATAGTGTATGACGCGCTGCCGGAGCTTGACCGCTCGGGGGTGATCGAGGTGGCTCCGGGCGAGGTCGCCCAGTTGTGGCTGACGGTGAAGACCCACGGGCTGGAGCCGGGCGCCCACCGGCTCACGCTGTACCTGGGGACGGTGGCGGAGAAGGAGAACCTCACCTTCCGCGAGGTGCCCATCGAGATCGAGGTGTGGCCGGTGAGTCTGCCCACGGACAAGTACCAGTTGATGAACTGGGCAAGCCTGGACGCGGCCTCGGACCAGGCCTTGCAGAACATGATTGACCACGGGATGTCGGTCATCATGGGCCCGTCGCTGCCGGGGGTGCCGGTTGATGAGCGGGGGAACCTCGCCGGCGAGGTTGACTGGACGAGGTTCGACCAGCAGATGGCGCGCGTTCCCAAGCACTGGCAGTTCCTGTGGAATAATTATCCGACCCCGGTCTTCCCCAAGGGCGTCGCGGCGCCCGTCCACTTCAACGGCGTCAAGACCGCGATCGGGGAGATGGCGAAACACCTGCAGGCGCTTGGCTTCGGCTACGACCAGTGGGGGTTCTATCCCCTTGACGAGCCATGGCTCACGGGCTTCGAGGCCATTCCGCAATTGCGGCAGTTCTGCACGCTGACCAAGCGCGCTGACCCCAATGTGCGCAACTATGCCGATCCGGCGAACATGGTGCGAGTTGAATACATAGATGAATTCAAGAACCTGATAGACATCTGGCAGCCGCAGGTTGACCTCCTCAAGCATGACCGGGAGCTGGTGAAATGGTTCCGGGAGAACGCAAAGGCGTTTTGGTTCTATGAAGCCGCCGGGCCGGGGAAGGACCTGCTGCCGTTGGGGCACTATCGGACGCGCCCCTGGCTGGCCTGGTATTTCGGGGCGACGGGGTCGGGCTTCTGGGTCTATAAGGACCTCGACCTGTGGTGGCCGCCGGATTACATGGGCCATGGAGATACCACGGCCTACGGAGCGGTGTACCAAAGCGACGGCGAGGTCATCAGCTCGCGGCGCTGGGAGGCCGTGCGCGACGGGGTCGAGGACTGGCGGGCGCTGTACGTCCTGCGCGAGGAAATCGAGAAGGCCCGCGCCTCCGGCCATACGGCCGCGGCTGACGGGGCCCAGGCGCTGAGTGACGAAGCCGTGGAGGCCATCATCGGCAGTCAGCCGAAGGACGCGGATGAAAGGGTTTGGGCGACCGGCGATTACGGCAGCGAGATAGATTTCGATGTGCTCATGGACTACCGCGCCAAGATCGCCGAGCAGATCACCAGGCTGCGGGGACTGTAG
- a CDS encoding aldo/keto reductase has protein sequence MRYRALGPSGIEASVVGFGAWAIGGWLWGGTDEVTAIGAIHAALDAGINLIDTAPVYGQGLSEQIIGKAIAGRREQVVLATKCGLVWDSSEGVAFIVREGKEIRKHLRPESIRRELEASLTRLGSDYVDLYQTHWQDPTAAVADVMSTLLDLKREGKIRAIGVSNATVADMDAYRKLGPLDSDQERYNMLDRGIEQVQLPYGREHDMAVLAYSPLGQGLLTGKITQEREFPPGDLRRDHPNFSLEMRRRVAAMLEQFKPIAHGHGLTFAQLAIAWTVAQPGLTHALVGARSPRQARENAGAGDAVLNAEELAHLDALIASHAGTAGAE, from the coding sequence ATGCGATACCGCGCGCTGGGACCATCCGGCATTGAGGCGTCGGTGGTGGGCTTCGGCGCCTGGGCTATCGGCGGCTGGCTGTGGGGCGGCACCGATGAGGTGACCGCGATTGGCGCGATCCATGCGGCACTTGACGCTGGCATCAACCTCATAGACACCGCGCCCGTGTACGGTCAAGGGCTCTCGGAGCAGATCATCGGCAAGGCCATCGCCGGCCGCCGCGAGCAGGTGGTGCTGGCGACCAAGTGCGGCCTGGTATGGGATTCCAGCGAGGGCGTCGCCTTCATCGTCAGGGAGGGGAAGGAGATTCGCAAGCACCTGCGCCCGGAGTCCATTCGCCGCGAGCTGGAGGCCAGCCTGACGCGCCTCGGCTCCGACTACGTAGATCTCTACCAGACGCATTGGCAGGACCCAACCGCCGCCGTCGCAGACGTGATGTCCACCCTCCTCGACCTCAAGCGGGAGGGCAAGATCCGCGCGATCGGCGTCAGCAACGCGACGGTGGCCGACATGGACGCCTACCGCAAACTGGGGCCGCTGGACAGCGACCAGGAAAGATACAACATGCTCGACCGCGGCATCGAGCAGGTGCAGCTTCCTTACGGCCGCGAGCACGACATGGCGGTGCTGGCCTACTCGCCGCTCGGGCAGGGCCTGCTCACCGGCAAGATCACTCAGGAGCGCGAATTCCCCCCAGGCGACCTGCGTCGGGACCACCCGAACTTCAGCCTCGAAATGCGAAGGCGCGTGGCCGCCATGCTCGAACAGTTCAAGCCCATCGCCCACGGCCATGGGCTGACCTTCGCCCAGCTCGCCATCGCCTGGACGGTGGCGCAGCCGGGTTTGACCCATGCGCTGGTAGGCGCCCGCAGCCCTCGGCAAGCGCGCGAGAATGCCGGCGCGGGTGACGCAGTGCTGAACGCCGAGGAGCTGGCGCACCTGGACGCCCTTATCGCTAGCCACGCCGGAACGGCAGGGGCCGAGTGA
- a CDS encoding L-rhamnose isomerase has protein sequence MRTAPTEPTARQIEAAYAIAKERYAAIGVDTDRAVRAALAIPVSVQCWQADDVRGLEAQAGALDSGGLQATGNYPGAARSGDDIRQDFDQATAWIPGRLRFNLHAMYAETGGKRVERDEITPRHFARWVDWAADRKLGLDFNPTCFAHPMVKEGLTLSSDDRAVRGFWIRHCQACRQIARSMARRLGPCVTNIWIPDSRKDRTVDRWGPRRRLVEALDEILARKLAGVVDAVESKLFGIGGEDYTVGSHEFYLGYAATRKVAVCFDLGHFHPTESVADKLSSALQFVERVLLHVSRGVRWDSDHVVVTTDEVNALCDEAVRGKALDRSLWALDYFDASINRVGAWVIGARALRKALLRALLEPWELHRRAEHDGRGADKLALLERRDEMPLGAVWDYACCRAGAPVGASWLRDLAAYEKKVLSRRA, from the coding sequence TTGCGAACCGCCCCTACAGAGCCAACCGCTCGCCAGATCGAAGCGGCTTACGCCATCGCCAAGGAACGGTATGCGGCAATCGGCGTGGACACCGACCGCGCCGTGCGCGCGGCGCTGGCCATCCCCGTTTCGGTGCAGTGCTGGCAGGCCGATGACGTGCGCGGTCTGGAGGCGCAAGCCGGGGCCCTTGATTCGGGCGGCCTGCAAGCCACCGGCAACTACCCCGGCGCCGCCCGCAGCGGCGACGACATCCGCCAGGACTTCGATCAGGCGACGGCGTGGATCCCCGGGCGCCTGCGCTTCAACCTGCACGCCATGTACGCCGAGACCGGCGGCAAGCGGGTGGAGCGCGACGAGATCACGCCACGCCACTTCGCGCGCTGGGTGGACTGGGCCGCTGACCGCAAGCTGGGGCTCGACTTCAACCCCACCTGTTTCGCCCATCCCATGGTCAAGGAGGGCCTGACGCTTTCCAGCGATGACCGCGCGGTGCGCGGTTTCTGGATTCGCCACTGCCAGGCGTGCCGCCAGATCGCGCGCAGCATGGCACGGCGCCTGGGCCCGTGCGTGACCAACATCTGGATCCCCGACAGCCGCAAGGACCGCACGGTGGACCGCTGGGGGCCGCGGCGCCGGCTGGTCGAGGCGCTGGACGAGATCCTGGCGCGCAAGCTGGCGGGGGTGGTGGACGCGGTCGAAAGCAAGCTCTTCGGCATCGGCGGCGAGGACTACACCGTCGGCTCCCACGAGTTCTACCTCGGCTACGCGGCGACGCGCAAGGTGGCGGTGTGCTTCGACCTGGGCCACTTCCATCCGACCGAGAGCGTGGCCGACAAGCTGTCATCGGCGCTGCAATTCGTCGAACGGGTGCTGCTCCACGTCAGCCGCGGAGTGCGCTGGGACAGCGACCACGTGGTAGTGACCACGGACGAAGTCAACGCGCTGTGCGACGAGGCGGTGCGCGGGAAGGCGCTCGACCGCAGCTTGTGGGCGTTGGATTACTTCGACGCCAGCATCAATCGCGTCGGCGCGTGGGTGATCGGGGCGCGGGCGCTGCGCAAGGCGCTGCTGCGGGCGCTGCTCGAACCGTGGGAACTGCACCGCCGCGCGGAGCACGACGGCCGCGGCGCCGACAAGCTGGCGCTGCTCGAGCGCCGCGACGAGATGCCGCTAGGCGCGGTGTGGGACTACGCATGTTGTCGCGCTGGCGCGCCCGTCGGGGCAAGTTGGCTGCGCGACTTGGCGGCGTACGAGAAGAAAGTCCTCTCCCGCCGGGCATGA
- a CDS encoding ABC transporter permease subunit, translated as MKALFIKELRKGRWLPLFGMSVAVLVAVLRGMFGLYPPLLSTERMDDQSLFVLICFAGYIIAILGGAGLFASEKERGTLPVLLSLPLSRSRIWAAKVAAGFTLALCASLLLVLPSLLALPQVLGRGHDSSEFTLWLAPWWFVVFLASVLFSTMLEHLLSAFMGTVVFGLGLLALVAPMAEVWGGSLVGSDPADSIGVWALAMTPGLLLGSLIAFSRGEMLRSRSRWVLGVGVWALYAGTVVLLISGTVHWATRYERARVQEVEPVALSANGEVAGVVAKGWPIERTFDVDSSAPGRRRVGYRSESLVLTNLQTGRDLLTFRGGGIAAVSADGKLAAVMPQPFALTWWSPNDRPGLTELQVWDLTTKRMDWAKPFLPIHDGLRPYRSPEQAVEWSPKGLWLGMSAMGWRRAGDPWRGLQLVRRDGSDARVVSLWPPSSRYVRGRPQGWVWDGSDEAVYALVPDTKESAVPIPGLVRISLPRGRESVLCTLDDLATRLSSGYEWVTADVSVSPGSGSIAFALLASPIATSNPVRTRPREPLLLVFLIARDGARKPALLSQTPAPRSYGSPGFTWSKDGKRLYYISVSDGEPALWRADVAAAVARALPDCRWTEKIATLPGSDNLLVWSPNMVWLVNARDGVQQFPNDAVRRLAHDHLLLGMNDQGQAIVAKRAPGFNEWQAETLGVLNLATGRVKQVYP; from the coding sequence ATGAAAGCCTTGTTTATCAAGGAACTGCGCAAGGGCCGGTGGCTGCCGCTGTTCGGGATGTCGGTCGCGGTCTTGGTGGCGGTGCTGCGCGGGATGTTCGGCCTCTATCCGCCCCTGCTCAGCACGGAGAGAATGGACGACCAGAGTCTCTTTGTACTGATATGCTTCGCCGGATACATAATCGCCATTCTCGGCGGCGCCGGGCTGTTCGCCTCCGAAAAGGAGCGGGGCACGCTTCCCGTCCTCTTGAGCCTGCCGCTGAGCCGTAGTCGGATCTGGGCGGCGAAAGTGGCGGCGGGATTCACCCTGGCGCTTTGCGCCTCCCTCCTGCTCGTGTTGCCGAGCCTGCTCGCGCTCCCCCAAGTCCTGGGGAGGGGCCATGATTCGTCTGAGTTCACCCTCTGGCTCGCGCCTTGGTGGTTTGTTGTGTTCTTAGCGAGCGTTCTGTTCTCCACCATGTTGGAGCACTTGCTCAGCGCGTTCATGGGGACAGTCGTATTCGGTCTAGGGCTCCTCGCGCTCGTCGCCCCTATGGCCGAGGTGTGGGGCGGCAGCCTGGTGGGCTCGGACCCGGCAGACAGTATCGGTGTCTGGGCGCTCGCGATGACGCCCGGCCTGCTGCTGGGGTCGCTTATCGCCTTTTCGCGCGGCGAGATGCTGCGCTCGCGCAGCCGGTGGGTGTTGGGCGTGGGCGTCTGGGCGCTGTACGCCGGCACCGTGGTCTTGCTCATTAGCGGCACCGTCCACTGGGCAACCCGCTATGAGCGTGCGCGGGTGCAGGAGGTCGAGCCGGTTGCCTTGTCCGCCAATGGCGAGGTTGCCGGCGTGGTCGCCAAGGGCTGGCCCATCGAACGAACATTTGATGTAGACTCCTCCGCCCCAGGGCGCCGGCGTGTCGGCTACCGCAGCGAATCCCTCGTCCTGACGAATCTGCAAACCGGGCGCGACCTCCTGACCTTTCGTGGCGGTGGCATAGCGGCTGTGTCGGCTGATGGAAAACTAGCCGCCGTAATGCCGCAGCCGTTCGCGCTCACCTGGTGGTCGCCAAACGACCGCCCCGGACTTACCGAATTGCAGGTCTGGGATCTGACGACCAAGCGCATGGATTGGGCGAAACCATTCCTTCCCATCCACGACGGACTACGGCCTTACCGATCGCCGGAGCAGGCAGTCGAATGGTCGCCGAAGGGGTTATGGCTTGGCATGTCGGCCATGGGTTGGAGGCGCGCCGGCGACCCTTGGCGCGGTCTGCAACTTGTGCGGCGGGACGGCTCCGATGCCCGAGTCGTGTCCCTCTGGCCGCCGTCGAGCCGATACGTTCGAGGCAGACCCCAGGGCTGGGTCTGGGATGGCTCCGACGAAGCCGTCTATGCCCTCGTGCCGGACACAAAGGAATCCGCCGTGCCCATACCCGGCCTCGTGCGCATCAGCCTTCCCAGGGGGCGCGAGTCCGTGCTGTGCACGCTCGACGACTTGGCGACTCGGCTGTCGTCGGGCTATGAGTGGGTAACTGCAGATGTGTCGGTTTCTCCGGGAAGTGGTTCCATCGCGTTCGCCCTGCTCGCGTCGCCGATCGCCACCTCTAACCCGGTCAGAACGCGCCCGCGCGAGCCCCTCCTCTTGGTGTTTCTGATTGCTCGCGACGGCGCACGCAAGCCAGCGCTTCTGTCGCAAACCCCGGCACCGAGATCCTATGGGAGCCCCGGCTTCACTTGGTCCAAGGACGGCAAGCGGCTGTACTACATCTCGGTCAGCGACGGCGAGCCCGCGCTCTGGCGTGCGGATGTCGCCGCCGCCGTTGCCCGGGCGCTGCCCGATTGTCGTTGGACGGAGAAGATCGCGACGCTGCCAGGTAGCGATAATCTGTTGGTGTGGAGCCCTAACATGGTCTGGCTGGTAAATGCGCGCGACGGCGTTCAGCAGTTCCCCAATGATGCCGTCCGCCGCTTAGCGCATGACCATCTGTTGCTGGGAATGAATGACCAGGGTCAGGCTATCGTTGCCAAGCGCGCGCCGGGCTTCAATGAATGGCAGGCGGAGACGCTCGGCGTGCTGAATCTTGCCACCGGCAGGGTGAAGCAGGTCTATCCGTAA
- a CDS encoding ABC transporter ATP-binding protein gives MNASEYAVISESLAKRFGRKQALDSVSAHVPVGAIYGLMGPNGAGKTTFVRCLLNLLTPTHGTAAVLGHDVVRDSVAVRKRIGHVAALQPLWDSMRVKELADFMAGCYPRWNPDAVSSVLTRVGIDANDRLQDLSRGQRTLAAVAVAIGHEPDLLILDEALTGLDPIARREVLRSVIEVMHSEGRTVLITGQDIADMERICDYVGFLVKGRLVLESSLDDLKAGVKRIRLIHPAGAAPDLPPQARRVERSPRETRFTVSGLSPAMLDALTSADIQAEVEDLGLEDIFIDLVQPDSS, from the coding sequence ATGAACGCAAGTGAGTATGCAGTGATCTCCGAGTCGTTGGCCAAGCGCTTCGGGCGCAAGCAGGCGCTCGATTCGGTCTCCGCCCACGTGCCCGTCGGAGCCATCTACGGCCTTATGGGGCCCAACGGCGCAGGCAAGACCACGTTTGTCCGCTGTCTGCTCAACCTGCTCACCCCCACGCACGGCACGGCGGCGGTCTTGGGGCACGATGTGGTCCGGGACTCGGTGGCCGTGCGGAAGCGAATCGGCCACGTCGCTGCGCTCCAGCCGCTGTGGGACTCGATGCGGGTGAAGGAGCTGGCCGACTTCATGGCCGGCTGCTATCCGCGCTGGAATCCTGACGCGGTTTCGTCGGTCCTCACCCGCGTGGGCATTGATGCCAATGATCGGCTGCAGGACCTGTCCCGCGGCCAGCGCACCCTCGCCGCGGTGGCGGTCGCCATCGGCCACGAGCCGGACCTGCTCATCCTCGACGAAGCCTTGACCGGCCTCGACCCGATCGCGCGCCGCGAGGTGCTGCGCAGCGTCATCGAGGTCATGCATTCCGAGGGCCGCACCGTGCTCATCACCGGCCAGGACATCGCCGACATGGAACGCATCTGCGACTACGTCGGCTTCCTGGTCAAGGGGCGGCTGGTGCTGGAGTCCTCGCTCGACGATCTCAAGGCCGGCGTGAAGCGCATCCGGCTGATTCATCCCGCGGGAGCGGCGCCCGACCTGCCGCCGCAAGCTCGCCGCGTCGAACGCAGCCCACGCGAGACGCGATTTACCGTCTCAGGGTTGTCACCCGCGATGCTCGATGCGTTGACGAGCGCCGACATACAGGCCGAGGTCGAAGATCTGGGCCTCGAAGACATTTTCATTGATCTCGTGCAACCTGATAGTTCATGA
- a CDS encoding GntR family transcriptional regulator, translating into MLNPINPKSALPIYRQIIDQIRRGVAAGQLAPGDQLPSVRDLAAQLLVNPNTVARVYRDLERDGLLETRRGQGTFISATAEATADSERRRIIAEQLEKVAHDARAFGVSPKDALELFRGILSQARRERRSDERK; encoded by the coding sequence ATGCTTAACCCGATCAACCCGAAATCAGCCCTGCCCATCTACCGGCAGATCATAGACCAGATCCGCCGCGGGGTCGCCGCCGGGCAGCTTGCTCCCGGTGACCAGTTGCCGTCGGTGCGCGACCTCGCCGCCCAGTTGCTCGTGAACCCGAACACCGTCGCGCGGGTGTACCGCGACCTGGAACGGGACGGCTTGCTCGAGACCCGCCGCGGCCAGGGCACTTTCATCTCTGCGACGGCGGAAGCGACCGCCGACTCGGAGCGCAGGCGCATCATCGCCGAGCAGTTGGAGAAGGTGGCGCACGACGCTCGAGCCTTCGGCGTGTCTCCCAAGGACGCGCTGGAGCTGTTCCGCGGCATCCTCAGTCAAGCCCGTCGCGAGAGGAGGAGTGATGAACGCAAGTGA
- a CDS encoding HAMP domain-containing sensor histidine kinase, with protein sequence MWKHLDGAMTAHNSWRMAPAASAAARASASRPRSDDEASANGDRSARIQSEKLAAVGLLAAGAMHEINNPVTAIVAYAQLLLKSDLGERQRADVERIATEALRASRIVQNLLSFSRPMRPQKAPLDLNDAVGGALDRRSRQLAADHIAVHTHLCSGLLLVEADRYQLEQVFINIINNARDAMLLQPDDRRLTVSTTAGDGRVRATFDDSGPGIVPADLDRIFDPFFTTKEEGRGTGLGLAVCYGILKEHRGCISAHNLPAGGARFVVELPRATEDEHGG encoded by the coding sequence ATGTGGAAACACCTTGACGGTGCGATGACAGCCCACAACTCCTGGCGGATGGCGCCGGCGGCGTCGGCCGCGGCGCGGGCCTCCGCGAGCCGACCGCGGAGCGACGACGAGGCGAGCGCAAATGGCGATCGCAGCGCGCGAATCCAGTCGGAGAAGCTGGCGGCGGTCGGCTTGCTCGCCGCGGGGGCGATGCACGAGATCAACAACCCCGTCACCGCCATCGTCGCCTACGCGCAGCTGCTGCTCAAGAGCGACCTCGGCGAGCGCCAACGCGCCGACGTCGAGCGCATCGCCACCGAGGCGCTGCGCGCGTCGCGGATCGTGCAGAACCTGCTCAGCTTCTCCCGCCCCATGCGCCCGCAGAAGGCGCCGCTGGACTTAAACGACGCGGTGGGGGGCGCGCTCGACCGCCGCAGCCGCCAGCTCGCCGCCGACCATATCGCGGTGCATACTCACCTGTGTTCGGGTCTGCTCCTGGTCGAGGCCGATCGCTACCAGCTCGAGCAAGTCTTCATCAACATCATCAACAACGCGCGCGACGCTATGCTGCTGCAGCCTGATGACCGCCGGCTGACCGTGTCCACCACGGCGGGTGATGGCCGCGTGCGCGCGACTTTCGATGACTCCGGGCCAGGCATTGTGCCAGCCGACCTCGACCGCATCTTCGATCCCTTCTTCACCACCAAGGAGGAAGGCCGCGGCACCGGGCTCGGGCTCGCCGTCTGCTACGGCATACTCAAGGAGCACAGGGGGTGCATCAGCGCCCACAACCTGCCCGCGGGCGGAGCGCGCTTCGTGGTCGAGCTCCCGCGTGCAACGGAGGACGAGCATGGCGGCTAG